In the Pongo abelii isolate AG06213 chromosome 18, NHGRI_mPonAbe1-v2.0_pri, whole genome shotgun sequence genome, CAAATGATTTCATGCCCCACTGCAGATGTGACCTGCAGACACACAACTACTGTAGATAGTGACACACGAGGCCAGCTGTTCACGACTCCTTGTCCTACAGCTTCGGTCTCACATTGATGAATTTAGCAGCCTGCTTTCCATAACATTTCCATAACAGCCTGCATAgggctcttccttcctccttagcAGTGGCAgaatatcttattattatttatttatttatttatttttgagacagggtctcactctatcacccaggctggagtgcaatggtgagatctcaactcactgtaacctccacctcctgggctcaagcaattcttgactcagcctcccgagtagctgagactacaggcatgcgtcaccacacccagctaattttttgtatttttagtagagacagggtttcactatgttggctggtctcgaactcctgagcttaggcaatccatccgccttagcctccccaaaagttctgagatgacaggcgtgagccactgcacgcggcCCCATTGGGCAGAGTTATCTTATTGAGTGGTTTTCCTGGAGGTATTTATTCAACTCCTTCTTGAGTCATTTGCATTGTTTCCATGCTGGGGCTGTCACTATTGAGGTCGTGTGGGACATCCCATCCAGGCACAGGAACAAGAACATCCATGCGGTAGATTCCCAGGGTGGAATTTCTGGACTACAAAGCAAGCACCAGCCAGCcagggtggctcacatctctaatcccaacaacgtgggaggcctaggcaggcggattacttgagcccaggaatttgagaacagtctgggcaacatggtaaaaccccgtctctacaaaaaatacaaaaattagccgggtgcctgtagtcccagctgctggggaggctgaggcaggggaggattgattgagcccgggaagtggaggctgcagtgaactgtgatcacaccactgcactgcagcctgagcgacagagcgataccctgtctcaaaaaagttcataaataaacaaaagcgGCTCCTACTGTGTTTCCATGTAGGAACCAGTCAcgatttttaagaaaatactatGGTTTTAGGAAGAGGATATTCTTGGTTCAGAAAGAGGTTGGGTCAAGTAGCTAACCTTACCCTGGCTCTGTGTGGCCAAGGGAGAGCAGAAAATTGGAGAGCCCCCTTCCCTCAGGGATTTCCCAAATGTTTCCTCTACATTTCAGGGTCTAATTGTGGTGGCCCCAAGAAGGTGTtcagggtggaggagggaggccaGTGGGGTGGGGTTCGGTGGGGGAATGACTTCTGTCGCAgaagggtggggaggtgggaaggggaggcGGTTTTATTTGTCTGATTTGTGGAAACCCTCCAGACATTGAGGCCTCTGAGTGACATTCCCAGGATGGGGTCTGGAGGGCCACCTGTGTTTGGAGGCAGGTGCAAAAGGGGGAGTGAGGGTGGGGGGATGGAGAGTCAGGATTCTCcctattccattcctgtccatgtTGCCCTctctttattcacttattcatgtgccagtgatgcaggatttttcttctCGGTCACTTTACAAACCAGGGACCCCCAGTAGGCGACACCCTGCCTAGGCCTCAGTCAGCCACACTGGCATGCCCCGGCTTGCCTGTATTATAGCTTGTATCCACGTTTGGCAGTTCCCGAGCTCTTGTACCatgcccaagaagaatgaggatatgcAGGACATTGGAGGAGGAGGGTGGAGAATAATTTTGAGTAATGAAAATGGCTTTCAGCGGAGAGGGGACACAGGGTTGGTCCCCCCACCTGAAGGCGGGAAAGTTCTCCCCCTGTGGCTGGGTCTGGGGTCTCTTAtggactcagaatggggagtgTGGGCTGACTGGTTTGTGAGTATTGCAAAAAGGTTAAAGtgaagacaccactcaaaggtgggcacgacagtgtagaaaaccaattaggaaagggtaggtatatgtcaaataggtgaagggtgggggcCAATTAGAGGAAAGCATGCCAAATGGGAAGACAAGCTCCCAATCCAGTCCGAGAGTTTAACTTCTAGCTTGGCTTTTGGGTTTTAAACTGTCTCCcacttggaggtggggtttcactggggacccgccccatctgcctaggcatttggctgcctcctgccaCTTTCAGAGGCCTATGCCAGGCATCTGGGACACAGCAGTGACTAACACACAGGCTTTAGCCTCCCAGCAGGGACCTTCTAGCTGGGAAGACAGATGTGGAATAACAACCATGATGTAGTGATTTAGGAGGTGGTAAATGTGGCCGAATGCAGTGGctggcacatgtaatcccagtgcttgaggccaggagttccagagcctgggcaacacagagagaccccatctctacaaaaataaaaaatacaaaaacgagctgggcatggtggctggcgtctgtagtcccagctactcgggaggctgaggtgggagaatcgcttgagcctaggagtttgaggctgccgtgagctatatgatcacgccagtgcactccaggctgggagacagagtgagacctgtctctaaatataaaaaattaaaaattaaaaaggagatgGTAGTGCAACAGACAAAGGTGACAGGGTGGGGGTGTTTCATGAGGGTCGGGAAAGGGAGGATAACCTCAGATAGAGTGGTCAGTAGTGTTTGAGCACAGGTTTGAAGGCAGGAGCAGGCCACATACATACCCGGGATGCCTGCAGTCCAGGCAGGAGGAGCAGccgtgcaaaggtcctgaggcggGACAGTGCTGAAACAGCTGGGAGGAGGCCCgtggggctggagtggagtgagcaGAGTGGAAGATGTTTTGGAGGTGAGGGGCAGAGAGGAGATGAGGCTTAGGGTAACACAGGGCTCTAGAGTTCTCAGGAAGGGCTCTGCTGCCTCTCTGGGCTTTGGGGAGACTGAGTCCAGAGCTCAGGTAGGGGGTGGTTTGTGTCATGAGTCCATTTGCTTAGCTGGGACCATTTTCTTATCACGAAGCCGTGGCTACAGCAAACAGATCAAAACTGTGATTCTGGAAACACTTGAGTTCCAGCCCAGGGCTCACTCATGGGCCTTGCAGGGTTTTGTTTTGGGTGGAAGGGGAGTTTAAAGTCAATAGCAACACCATCATCATAATAGCtgaatgactcatgcctgtaatcccagcagtttgggaggctgaggtgggcagatcacctgaggtcaagagttcgagaccagcctggccaacatggtgaaaccccgtctctactaaaaatacaaaaattagccgggcatggtgatgcatgcctgtaaacccagctacccagaagctgaggcaggagaatcgctggaacccaggaggcggaggctgcagtgagccgagatcgcagcactgcactctagcctgggtgacagagtgagactccgtcctcccaccccccaaaaaaaggctgggtgcggtggctcacacctgtaatcctaacactttgggaggctgaggtgggcagatcacctgaggtcaggagtttgaaaccagcctggccaacatggtgaaaacccatctctactaaaaatacaaaaatcagccaggcatggtggcgggcgcctgtaatcccagctacttgagaggctgaggcaggagaatcgcttgaacccgggaggcggaggttgcagtgagctgagatcgcgccactgcactccagcctgggtgacacagggagactctgtcttaaaaaaattaataaatacataaatagctGAATGAGGCACGGTGCCTGCTGCTTTATCTCATTGTCATGAccatggggagggggcagggcagCTGAGAGAGCAAAAACAGAGGTTCTGGAAGGGAGGGGCTGGCTCAGGTCCTGTGGCCGCTGCGAAAGAGACCAGAGGGAACTTTCAAAGCCATGTCATCATCATCACCGCTTCTCTCACCATTTCCTAAAAACCAAAGGTGGCCTGGCTGCACCGTAAGCCCTGGTTACCCTCTCGGGAGGTTGAGCAACCTATGGCTTCCCGGTACCCACAGGCACTGCTCCCTACCTGTGCTTCCCCTTCTGGCCTCAGGAAGAGAGACCCGCCTTGAGCCACCGCAGCTCATGCCAGGGGCCTCAGATGATGGACAGACACTGATATGGAGGTTCAAATTTCAGGAAACACAGCAACAGCCCAGCCATGGTGCATCTGGGAGAAAACCCCATACAAGCAGGTCCTTTTGCAAGCCGAGTAGGAGAGTGGCATCTTGGCTTGTTGTTGtctggggcaaaaaaaaaaaaaaaaaaaaaaaaatggctcagCCCCTGGAGAGACAGTGGGGCCTCACTGGGTGCCCCAAGAGAGGAGAGAAGCTTACATGGAGACCCAAGAGTGCTGGGGGTTTggccgggcacagaggctcacgcctgtagttccagtaccttgggaggctgaggcgggaggatcacttgagcctaggattaGGTTTAAGATTAGCCTGgggaacccatctctacaaaaagtaaaaaattagccgggcgtggtggcgcatgcctgtagtcccagctactcaggtggctgaggcgggagaattgctgtGCTCAgtaggtagaggctgcagtgagctatgacagcgccactgcactccagcctgggtgactacgcgagaccctgtctctacaaagaaaaaagaaagcaaaaaagcatGCTGGGTTTTTTCCCATTTCCAGCCTGGCTGTGGGGCCTTTAGCTCCCCAGCCCCTTTTTGGGCCTCAGCTATAAAATGCTGGGGCTGGAGCGGGGAAAACGGGCAGAGGGCTCTCCTTCAGACTGCAGAAGGCAGGGCCTTGCCTCACCTCACACAGAACTGCTTGTTTCTGTTCTGTGAGTTGGGCTGTGTAGGACACTGTTTTGGAAGGAAGGGTTCTTAGCTTCTGTGGCCGGAAAGTCACAGATCTGGGCCATCTAGAAAGCTCTAAGCTCTAAGAAGCTCTTCACAGCATGGGGGCTGTGCATGGACCTAGAGCCAGAcagcttgggttcaaatcctactGCTGCCAtgtgctggctgtgtgacctttgacAACCTGcctgacctctctgggcctctattGCTAAGCCTGTAAAGCGGAGATGATACTATTTCCCTTATAGGGTGCTGGGAGAGAGGAGTCTGGCGGCCCATGTGACTGTGACTGTTTGTTAGGTGACTATAATTCTATGACTCACGCTCCACCCGCACTCCACTGCCCAgccccccccacacccccactgGGTTGTGGAATAGAGCTCAAAGAATGAAATTCTTCTGTGTTATGAGGACGTGTGTTTCCTGGAGGCTACAAGGAAGAGAAAGTGCCAGTAGATGACCCCAAAGTCACAGGGTACTTGTTTATTGTGGATTTTTCCTCCGCTGCTCCTAACCAGAATATAAACTCCAGGGGGCTTGGGACCCCTATCTTGTTACCCCAGTTCTAGCTCCTGAAATGGTGCCTGGTTCCTGGGACACATCACCTGAGAGGGTGAGAAAAAGAGCTACCTGACAACTTCAGGAATCAGACCTGGTACAAATTTCACCTCTagtcaccttcttgctgtgtgatTCGAGGCATGTTACTTTACCTGTCTGGGCTTCAGTTGCCTAATCTATAAAACAGCTGGATTGTTGTAAGGAGAAAATGTAATGTAAAAGTGCTTTTATATTCCAGGGCCCAGCACCCAGTGGGTACTCAGCTTGTGTTTCCATCACtatcttcctcctccccaccagctcctcctcctcctccccctcctctttcctcctctccctacccacttccccctcttcccctccccccttATCCCCTCCCCCgtcctccctctccccttgctccttccttctcccctcccccctcctccctctcccctgctccttcctcctcccctcctccctctctccctcccctaccctccctctccccctcctcctctccccttcctcctttcctccctcctccccttcctcctctccccctccttctcccctctgcctcctcccctctctGTCCTCCcattcctcccccttctcctcctttcctcctccccttcccccctccccctccccccttctctcttcctcctcctcctcctcctcctctattgGGGTTTCATTCTGCATCAGATGCCAGTTGCTGTGACCTGGGTATGTTTTGTTAAATCAAAACACAGTCACACAGCACAATCCCTGTGGCCAAGAGGACACCTGTGCCTCATTATTAAGAGGATCAGGCCTCCCATCCTGAGAACACGCTCTTCCTGTGGTTTACAGGGCCCCTGCCCTGAAGCAGGTAACCTGGGCCTCACTCTGGGCAGGCGGGAAAGGCCCCACCTGCCATCCGGCTGGGCTGCTTCTCCTGGTCCTGGTGAAGACTGAGGCCTAGCCAGTTCTGGGATGGTCTCCCATGCCCCAAGGGGAAGGGTTGACCCATTAATTACAGGGCTTGGGAAGCTCACCTGGGCCTCTACCTGTGCCACTGGCTGCAGGTGCCATCACCCACAGACGGTGACCAGGAACTGCCCATGGACTAGGAGCCAGGCCGCCTGCTGACTCGGATATCCTGTCCTGGCCAGAGGCAGATCTCACGGGGAGCACTGCTAGATGGAACCCAGGATGCCTAGTTACATTTGAATTCCAAAGAAATAGCAAATGATtgtttagtataagtatgtcttACGCAGTATAGGGACATATTACAAATCCGCAgcatttgggacatacttatacaaatgacaaacaggcatTTGCTACTTCTCTGCAATTCAGATTAACTGGGCATTCTGCATAGttttacctgtttttttgttttgttttgttttttgagatggaatctcactctgtcgcccaggctggagtgcagtggcgcgatctcggctcactgcagctctgcctcccagattcatgccattctcctgcctcagcctcccaagtagctgggactacaggcgccccccaccatgcccggctaattttttgtatttttagtaaagatagggtttcactgtgttagccaggatggtctccatctcctgatctcatgatccatctgcctcggcctcacaaagtgctgggattacaggtgtgagccaccacgcccggctggcaTCCTGCATAGTTATGTGCTAGATCCAGTAACACTCCCTAAAGCCTCCCTCTGCCCATGAGCTCACCCCGTTTCAGCTCCATATTGGCAGCAGCAGAAACAAAGCGTTTGGCCAGGGTCAGGGCCAGGCCACTGAGCCAGGATTGGGGTTGGGGGTGTAACCTCAGGCAAGCCTCCTGtcctcctggcctcagtttccccatctgcataACTCAGCTGGAAGAATCCCGGCTGCATGGACCTTTTTTGAGGATAAAGCGTGTGATGTATGTGGGAAACATGTTTTGGAAATGGAAAGGTGTTATGGAAACATGAGTGACCGGAATTCGTCGTTAATGGGTAACGCAGACCAGTCAGTGGGGGCTGTTTACTGGCAACTGGGTTCCTGTTTTGGAGATTAGTTTTTTTCAATAAGCAGCTTGCATTTGTTCCTGAAACATTAGAAAATGGACAGTAGCAAAAGGATGAAAAATTCCCTAATTACATCACTCAGAGACAACTATTTATAgctttagtttattttaatttttattttattttattttattttatttttttgagatggagtctcgctctgttgaccaggctggagggcagtggcatgatcttggctcactgcagcctccacctcccgggttcaaatgattctcttgcatcagcctcccaagtagctgggattacaggcgcgagccaccatgcctggctaatttttgtatttttagtagagacagggtttcgctatgctggccacgctggtctcaaactcctagcctcaagcgatccacctgcctcagcctcctaaagtgctgggattacaggtgtgagccaccatgcccagcctctataGCATTCTTTTTCCTTGGAAAACTTTTCCTCcaggtgtgtgtgtatttctttttctttttaacaaaataagtgGGATCAGAGTCTGCATTCTTTTAGGGAACCAGTTTTTCCTCCTCTGGCCACTTCATGTCTGAAGTTTCAGAGTACACCCAGAGGAAAAGCATCTTTCTTTCTGGTCCATGTGATTCCTGGGATATTGGCGGAGGTCCTATAAAACCATAGCCTGCCTGGCTTCCTCCTGCTATGCCTGCATAGATGCCTGGTTtacgtgaaaaaaaaaattgagatacagTTGTAACGAAGTTtaacattttaactattttaaactgTACACTTCAGTGGCATGTAGTGTTTTGCAATCATCACCAATATCtagttctagaattttttttttttttcgagactggttctcactctgtcacccaggctgaagtgcagtggcaccatctcagctcactgcaacctctgcctcccaggttccagtgatccttccacctcagccacccaagtagctgggactatagctgtgcgccaccatgcctggctaatttttgtatttttttttttttttaatgtagagacagggtttcaccatggtacccaggctggtctcaaactcccgacctcaagcaacccacctgccttggcctcccaaagtactggaattacaggcatgagccactgcacccagcccagaacattgttatcaccctaaaaagaaacctcatactcTTGGGCAGTCACCCCCCAATCCTTTCAGCACGGATCCACTTTctctctctatggatttgcctattctggacatttcatgcaaatggaatcATACGATATGTGGCTTTTGGTGTCTGgtttcattttacaaaatgtgTCTGAGGTCCCTGTGTATTGTGGAAAGCATCAATGcatcgttcctttttatggccaaatcaTTCAATTCTTTTATGATCAGTACTCCTGGTAGAGATATATTACATttttgtctatccattcattcactgatggacatttgagttatcCCTACCTTTTaactattgggaatagtgctgctatgaacattctcgTACAAGTTTTCACTTGAgtactttttttcagtttttttgtgtgtatacctTGGGGTGGAACAGTAGCTATAGCATTTTGCGTTCCCACCAGCAACGTttgagggtttcaatttcttcacatccttcccAGTATTTATTTTccgttaactttttttttttttttttttttgagacagagctttgctcctctcccatgctggagagcagtggcgcaagctcggctccctgcaacatctgcctcccgggttcaagcgattctcttgcctcagcctcccgagtagttgggtttacaggcatctgccaccatgccaggctaatttttgtatttatttatttatttatttatttatttatttatttattaaagcgCTGATCCTGTTTATTTGGCAGGAAAACGAGACAATCCAGCAGCCCAGGAGGGACAGGTGGACTTAATCCTCCTCCTCGTCGTCTCCAGCCCCGGCCCCACGCTGGCCCTTCTTGGCGTTCTTCCTCTTCACGCGGCCCGGGCGGCCACCCCCACAGGGAGAGCGCAGAGAGAAGTCGATGTGCTTCTGGGAATCCAGGCGGACAATGAAGGACGGGATGTTCACCACCTGCTTGCGGACCCTGATAGGGCGCTGGCGGATCAGCACGCGAGCGTGGTGGATGGACTTGGCCAAGCCCAGCCTGAACACCTGGGTCTGAAGGCGTCTCTCTAAGAAATCCTCTATCTTCAGGCCCAGGATGTAATCCAGCTTCATCTTGCCCTCATCCAGCACCCCAATGCGGACCAGCCGCCGCAGCAGGGCGTTGCCTTCGAACAGACGCCGTGGGTCCTTCTCATCAAGCGTCAGCAGTTCCCGGGCGGCCTTGTGGATCTTGGCCAGGGTAAATTTGACGCTCCAGACCTCACGTTTGTTCCGGAGCCCATACCCGCCGATCAGCTTCAGCTCTTGGTCGAGACGAGATTTCTCGAAGGGTCTCCGCGGGGTCACATAAGTTTTGCGACAAACCCAGCTCCGGGCCACTGGCATGTTGGCTCCGCTTCCCcgtctctatttattttttttttttgagacggagtcttgctctgtctcccaggctggagtgcagtggtgtgatctctgctcactgcaagctccgcctcccgggttcacgccattctcctgcctcagcctcctgagtagctgggactacaggcgcccgccaccacgccctgctaattttttgtatttttagtacagacgggctttcaccgtgttagccaggatggtctcgatctcccgacctcgtgatcaacccacctcggcttcccaaagtgctgggattacaggcgtgagccactgtgcccggccaaaactttttttttttttgt is a window encoding:
- the LOC100450293 gene encoding small ribosomal subunit protein uS4-like encodes the protein MPVARSWVCRKTYVTPRRPFEKSRLDQELKLIGGYGLRNKREVWSVKFTLAKIHKAARELLTLDEKDPRRLFEGNALLRRLVRIGVLDEGKMKLDYILGLKIEDFLERRLQTQVFRLGLAKSIHHARVLIRQRPIRVRKQVVNIPSFIVRLDSQKHIDFSLRSPCGGGRPGRVKRKNAKKGQRGAGAGDDEEED